In Thiospirochaeta perfilievii, a single window of DNA contains:
- a CDS encoding PGPGW domain-containing protein, translating to MFDFLILHRELILIFTIFSAITFLVSLIIIPFVIINLSPDYFKGANKPLYRYKNLFIRYFVLILKNIVGYIFIILGVIMLFIPGQGLLSITLGLLFINFPGKKSLEYKFFSNKKISKVINSIRKKAGREEILF from the coding sequence ATGTTTGATTTTTTAATATTACATAGAGAGTTAATACTCATTTTTACAATCTTTAGCGCAATAACTTTTTTAGTTAGTTTGATTATAATTCCATTTGTAATTATAAACCTCTCTCCTGACTATTTTAAGGGAGCAAATAAACCTTTATATAGATATAAAAACTTATTTATTAGATACTTTGTTTTAATTTTAAAAAATATAGTTGGATATATTTTTATAATTCTTGGAGTTATTATGTTATTTATTCCTGGACAGGGGCTTTTATCCATAACTCTAGGGTTACTTTTTATAAACTTTCCAGGAAAAAAATCCCTAGAGTATAAATTCTTTTCTAATAAAAAAATTAGTAAGGTTATAAATTCAATTAGAAAAAAAGCAGGAAGAGAAGAGATCTTATTTTAA
- a CDS encoding MarR family winged helix-turn-helix transcriptional regulator, giving the protein MNSKEEFSEAIKNWMSASMHTFMRQLHIYAKQNSLSITQINTLLRIKKHGPIQVSDVSRSLDISRPAASQLMDKMVQRDFLKREESRDDRRVKFHNLTPNGEKLLKGFFESVKGIQAELVDSYSENEYGKYRDLLNSLTNNLLQNQEKDKKEE; this is encoded by the coding sequence ATGAATAGTAAAGAAGAATTTAGTGAAGCGATAAAAAACTGGATGAGTGCATCTATGCATACTTTTATGAGGCAACTACATATATATGCTAAGCAAAACAGTCTCTCAATTACCCAGATAAATACACTTTTAAGAATAAAAAAGCATGGACCAATTCAAGTTAGTGACGTAAGTAGAAGCCTTGATATAAGTAGACCTGCAGCTAGCCAATTAATGGATAAGATGGTACAGAGGGATTTTCTTAAAAGAGAGGAGAGTAGAGATGATCGTAGGGTTAAATTCCACAACTTAACACCTAATGGAGAGAAACTATTAAAAGGCTTTTTTGAATCTGTTAAAGGAATACAAGCGGAGCTAGTAGATAGCTACAGTGAAAATGAGTATGGAAAATATAGGGATTTATTAAACTCTTTAACAAATAACCTATTACAAAATCAAGAAAAGGATAAAAAGGAGGAATGA
- a CDS encoding IS110 family transposase yields the protein MKLSIGSDLHKTQFTTLSLSEDRKIEESGMYPTNKTGYGEFLKQVKEWIEQGYEISIAVESTGNARFFRNKMISAGIEVKVVNTLKFKVINESVKKTDKHDARTLAEFLEKDMLPESILCSQESEDIRRILKSRSILVKTVVSLKNQVHGLLLGYGIESKRGQLQSKKERQRILVGLEDHRFNGNAANAVRPLLNTIDQVSSEVKILEKVLAKMVEEDEDVALLQTIPGVGIITASTIRAFTDDIERYSSAKKYAAHAGLVPWVQNSNMTIHHGHITKRGPVELRTAFVQTVMGMIRSKKHTMGYRLMSRYTDMKKHKGSGKSIIATARKMSTIVYTILKTREPFDPQKMAHNSKYREMQATALGAALAV from the coding sequence ATGAAACTTAGTATAGGTTCAGACCTACACAAAACACAATTTACAACACTTTCACTTAGTGAAGATCGTAAAATTGAAGAATCAGGAATGTATCCAACAAATAAAACGGGGTATGGAGAATTCTTAAAACAGGTTAAAGAATGGATAGAGCAAGGATACGAAATATCTATTGCTGTTGAATCAACTGGAAATGCAAGATTTTTTAGAAACAAAATGATTAGTGCAGGAATTGAAGTAAAAGTTGTGAATACACTGAAGTTCAAAGTTATAAATGAGTCTGTGAAGAAAACAGATAAGCATGATGCAAGAACATTAGCAGAGTTTTTGGAAAAAGATATGCTTCCAGAGTCGATTTTATGTTCTCAGGAAAGTGAAGATATCAGAAGAATATTAAAGTCACGATCTATTTTAGTAAAAACTGTTGTTTCTTTAAAAAATCAAGTTCATGGTCTATTACTTGGATATGGTATTGAATCCAAAAGAGGACAGTTGCAAAGTAAAAAAGAGAGGCAGCGAATCCTTGTGGGTCTCGAAGACCATAGGTTTAACGGAAACGCCGCCAATGCGGTAAGACCGCTACTTAATACGATAGATCAGGTATCATCAGAAGTCAAGATTTTAGAAAAAGTCTTAGCTAAAATGGTTGAAGAAGATGAAGATGTTGCACTTCTTCAAACAATACCTGGTGTTGGAATAATAACAGCATCAACAATAAGAGCATTTACTGATGATATTGAAAGATACAGTAGTGCAAAAAAATATGCAGCACATGCAGGACTTGTTCCATGGGTTCAAAACTCAAATATGACAATACATCATGGTCATATAACGAAAAGAGGACCAGTAGAGCTTAGAACTGCATTTGTACAAACTGTAATGGGAATGATTAGAAGTAAAAAACATACTATGGGATACAGATTAATGAGTAGGTATACAGATATGAAAAAACATAAAGGTTCTGGGAAAAGTATTATAGCTACAGCCAGAAAAATGAGTACCATAGTTTATACAATACTAAAAACTAGAGAACCATTTGATCCTCAGAAAATGGCTCACAATAGTAAATATAGAGAAATGCAGGCGACAGCATTAGGTGCCGCACTTGCTGTGTAG
- a CDS encoding ABC transporter ATP-binding protein — protein MLKLIKYLKPYIGAIILAVILLYTQVNMDLALPDLMSKIINTGIQQSGIDDVIPEILRDDLYISISQEFDGKDLQILESIYQKSTKVEVLKKKYTDIENYNVLILNKKIKTTPNFDLLFAKTLLKISGMPSFDKMGESFINQAATTIIKSEYTLLGVNMGKLQRDYIIKTGGIMLLVTLLSVFCAVSVGFIGAKTSAGTAKTIRFDLFSKVESFSSAEFDRFSTASLITRSTNDITQIQQIIFMTLRMVVYAPLMGIGGFFRALSKAPSMGWIIGIAVIVLLGIISVVISISMPKFKTVQKLVDRLNLVARENLSGLLVVRAFNRQDFEEERFDKVNRDLTSTNLFIARTMVVLMPIISLIMNGLAVSIIWVGSKQVSLGTMQVGDMMAFIQYAMQIVMSFMMMSMVFITLPRASVSGKRVSEVLDIKPSINDKIDPTDLPKNLKGEVTFNSVSFKYPGGEVNALTDISFTAKPGTTTAFIGSTGSGKSSIINLIPRFYDVTKGNITIDGVDIRDIRQEALRDVIGYVPQKNVLFSGTIESNLKYGNKNGTTEDFNLATSTAQATDFILEKDEGYSFTISQDGSNVSGGQRQRLAISRALMKKAPIYIFDDSFSALDFKTDAKLRRDLKLNTGKSTIILVAQRVATIMSAEQIIVLDEGKIVGRGTHKELLKTCPEYLEITTSQLGVQERV, from the coding sequence ATGCTAAAGTTAATTAAATATCTAAAGCCGTATATTGGAGCAATAATATTAGCAGTAATCCTGCTATATACCCAGGTTAATATGGATTTAGCCCTGCCCGACTTAATGTCAAAAATAATAAATACAGGGATACAGCAGAGTGGAATAGATGATGTTATACCAGAGATTCTTCGGGATGATCTATATATAAGTATATCACAAGAGTTTGATGGAAAAGATTTACAAATTCTTGAAAGTATATATCAAAAGAGTACAAAAGTTGAAGTTTTGAAAAAGAAATATACAGATATAGAGAATTATAATGTTTTAATTCTTAATAAAAAGATAAAGACTACCCCAAATTTTGACCTTTTATTTGCTAAAACTCTGCTTAAGATAAGTGGAATGCCATCATTTGATAAGATGGGTGAGAGTTTTATAAATCAGGCAGCTACTACAATTATTAAATCAGAGTATACACTACTAGGTGTTAATATGGGAAAATTACAGAGGGATTATATAATTAAAACAGGTGGTATAATGTTATTAGTTACACTACTATCTGTTTTTTGTGCCGTATCTGTTGGTTTTATTGGAGCTAAAACTTCTGCCGGAACAGCTAAAACAATCCGGTTTGACCTTTTTTCCAAGGTTGAAAGTTTCTCCAGTGCAGAGTTTGATAGGTTCTCAACAGCATCATTAATTACAAGATCTACAAATGATATTACACAAATACAACAGATAATCTTTATGACCCTTCGAATGGTTGTATATGCTCCACTAATGGGTATAGGGGGATTTTTTAGGGCTCTATCTAAAGCCCCATCTATGGGTTGGATTATTGGAATAGCGGTAATTGTACTTTTAGGGATTATATCTGTAGTTATATCTATATCTATGCCAAAATTTAAAACTGTTCAAAAACTAGTTGATAGATTAAACCTGGTAGCCAGGGAAAACCTATCTGGTCTTCTTGTTGTTAGAGCTTTTAATAGACAGGATTTTGAGGAAGAGAGATTTGATAAGGTAAATAGAGACCTTACATCTACAAACCTCTTTATCGCTAGAACTATGGTTGTATTAATGCCAATAATTTCATTAATTATGAACGGTTTAGCTGTATCCATTATTTGGGTTGGCTCAAAGCAGGTCTCCCTAGGTACAATGCAGGTTGGAGATATGATGGCTTTTATACAGTATGCAATGCAGATAGTTATGTCTTTTATGATGATGTCTATGGTCTTTATTACCCTGCCTAGAGCTTCTGTTTCGGGAAAGAGGGTTTCTGAGGTTTTAGATATTAAGCCGAGTATAAATGATAAGATAGATCCTACAGATCTTCCAAAAAACTTAAAAGGAGAAGTTACCTTTAACAGTGTAAGTTTTAAATATCCTGGAGGTGAAGTTAATGCATTAACTGATATTAGTTTTACAGCAAAACCGGGAACAACAACTGCTTTTATTGGTTCTACCGGTTCTGGAAAGAGCTCTATCATAAACCTTATTCCACGGTTTTACGATGTAACAAAGGGTAATATAACTATTGATGGCGTCGATATAAGGGATATAAGGCAGGAGGCTCTAAGGGATGTTATAGGTTATGTTCCTCAAAAAAACGTTCTATTTAGTGGAACAATAGAGTCTAATTTAAAATATGGTAATAAAAATGGAACAACTGAGGATTTTAACTTAGCAACCTCAACAGCCCAAGCAACAGACTTCATTTTAGAGAAAGATGAGGGATACAGTTTTACCATATCCCAGGATGGAAGTAATGTATCGGGAGGCCAAAGGCAGCGGTTGGCAATTAGTCGAGCATTAATGAAAAAAGCACCTATCTATATTTTTGATGATAGTTTTTCCGCTCTAGATTTTAAAACAGACGCAAAACTTAGAAGGGATTTAAAATTAAATACCGGAAAAAGCACAATAATTTTAGTAGCCCAAAGAGTTGCAACTATAATGAGTGCAGAACAGATAATTGTTTTAGATGAGGGTAAGATTGTAGGAAGAGGAACCCACAAAGAGCTACTTAAAACCTGCCCTGAATATTTAGAGATTACAACCTCACAACTAGGAGTACAGGAGAGAGTATGA
- a CDS encoding ABC transporter ATP-binding protein → MSQNKNKQNRPPMGFGGGHGRAGLSGEKAKNFKGTISRLVSYMSPYKLKIFIVILVSILSTVSMIIGPKVMGKATTKLFEGIKLQISGRGKIDFSYIGNILLWTLGLYLFSALFSYIMGWIMTSVSTDITYRLRRDLSHKMNKIPLSYYDKTKHGQILSRITNDIDTVNQTLSQSLTQIITSIFTVLGVMVMMFSINWLMTLAALLILPLSMSIVGKIIKKSQKYFKEQQASLGNANGHIEEMYSGHLVMKAFNGEQESIKTFETYNQSLYKSAWKSQFLSGMMMPVMMFVGNLGYVIISILGGYLVVKGTISVGEIQAFIQYVRSFNQPIGQLANISNILQQTAAAAERVFEFMDEDQEIAETDNPIKIDSITGRVEFKNIHFSYTPEKPIINNFSAIAEPGTKVAIVGPTGAGKTTMVKLLMRFYDVNQGEILIDNHNIKDFIRGDLRSNFAMVLQDTWLYNETIMENIRYGNPKATDDQVYSAAKAAHADHFILTQPDGYNMVLNEESNNISQGQKQLLTIARAILADPKILILDEATSSVDTRTEGLIQKAMDNLMENRTSFVIAHRLSTIKNADTILVMEHGDIVEQGNHNELLKSNGLYADLYQSQFDIPVA, encoded by the coding sequence ATGAGCCAAAATAAAAATAAACAAAATAGGCCACCAATGGGATTTGGTGGAGGACATGGAAGAGCTGGATTAAGTGGTGAGAAGGCAAAAAACTTTAAAGGGACAATTAGCCGTTTAGTAAGTTATATGTCACCATATAAATTAAAAATATTTATAGTTATACTAGTTTCTATTCTCTCAACTGTATCCATGATTATTGGACCTAAGGTTATGGGAAAAGCAACAACTAAACTCTTTGAAGGTATAAAACTTCAAATAAGTGGTAGGGGTAAAATAGACTTTAGTTATATTGGAAATATACTTCTTTGGACACTAGGACTATATCTCTTTTCAGCCCTATTCTCATATATTATGGGGTGGATTATGACATCTGTTTCAACAGATATAACATATAGACTACGTAGAGACCTATCCCATAAGATGAATAAGATTCCACTATCCTACTACGATAAAACAAAACATGGTCAGATATTGTCAAGGATTACCAATGACATAGATACAGTAAATCAAACTCTATCCCAAAGTTTAACCCAGATAATAACATCTATTTTTACTGTTTTAGGTGTTATGGTTATGATGTTCTCTATAAACTGGCTAATGACACTAGCAGCTCTATTAATTCTCCCATTATCAATGAGTATTGTGGGTAAAATAATTAAAAAATCACAAAAGTATTTTAAAGAGCAACAAGCTTCCCTTGGTAATGCAAATGGGCATATAGAGGAGATGTACTCAGGTCACTTAGTTATGAAGGCCTTTAACGGTGAGCAGGAGAGTATAAAAACCTTTGAAACCTATAACCAGAGCTTATATAAATCTGCATGGAAGTCTCAGTTTTTATCAGGAATGATGATGCCGGTTATGATGTTTGTTGGTAACTTAGGTTATGTAATAATAAGTATTTTAGGTGGGTATTTAGTTGTGAAGGGAACTATTTCTGTTGGGGAGATACAAGCTTTTATACAGTATGTTAGAAGTTTTAATCAACCTATCGGTCAGCTAGCTAATATATCTAATATATTACAACAGACAGCTGCTGCTGCAGAGAGGGTTTTCGAGTTTATGGATGAGGATCAGGAGATAGCAGAAACAGATAATCCAATAAAAATAGATAGTATAACTGGAAGGGTAGAATTTAAAAATATCCATTTTTCATATACTCCAGAGAAACCTATAATAAATAACTTCTCAGCAATTGCAGAGCCTGGAACAAAGGTAGCAATAGTAGGACCAACAGGTGCAGGTAAGACTACTATGGTTAAACTTCTAATGAGATTTTACGATGTAAACCAGGGTGAAATACTAATTGATAATCATAACATTAAGGATTTTATTAGAGGTGATCTACGGTCTAACTTTGCAATGGTTTTACAAGATACATGGTTATACAATGAGACAATAATGGAGAATATTAGGTATGGTAACCCAAAAGCTACAGACGATCAGGTATACTCTGCTGCAAAGGCAGCCCATGCTGACCATTTTATATTAACCCAGCCTGATGGCTATAATATGGTTTTAAATGAAGAGAGCAATAATATATCCCAGGGGCAAAAACAGCTTCTAACAATAGCAAGGGCTATTTTAGCAGACCCCAAAATATTAATTTTAGATGAAGCTACTAGTTCAGTAGATACTAGAACTGAAGGGTTAATACAAAAAGCTATGGATAATTTAATGGAAAATAGAACTAGTTTTGTAATAGCCCATAGACTATCAACAATTAAAAATGCAGATACTATTTTAGTAATGGAACACGGAGATATTGTTGAGCAAGGTAACCACAACGAACTACTTAAAAGTAACGGATTATATGCAGACCTATACCAGAGTCAATTTGATATTCCTGTTGCTTAA
- a CDS encoding TolC family protein, translating into MKKTYLLILLGLCSILFSNEKTLTPKDVIQLLVKNNYTVKVSKYNSDIAKSVYEGVLSSSKPNLTFTTDTFSSPLYGYSNINSETQTLSGKLLLTQNISTGGSLSIGLSDIYRLTKSSTGDWDTSQTPSLEFSLRQPILANNKIIDFKLFKSSLRKSEISHEIAELNEVGTRNQLIITVLTSIQNINILRNSIDLLSKGLDIAQERVVMARDDREVGRISSSDLLALELDVAKQEESLFDVKYNLEMAEINLERLLGLERVKDYTFDLNILEGIETSTVVKESQNSNEKKALLELEKQILNKKLNRIIDAPTLSVYFKTNSDLDINFGLGVNINILDGGSKKQSINVDDTAIKIARESLLESQKNVNDNNRILNSKVKLLKDKISLLKKNIEYDEILLDREKELLEIGSSTQINVKTVELELLNRQKDINNIYGELYLTLLEIINLNGGSVEDYI; encoded by the coding sequence ATGAAAAAAACATATTTATTAATACTATTAGGTCTTTGTTCCATACTATTTTCCAATGAGAAAACATTAACCCCTAAGGATGTTATTCAACTTTTAGTAAAAAACAACTATACGGTTAAGGTTTCTAAATATAATAGTGATATTGCTAAATCCGTATATGAAGGTGTTTTAAGTAGTTCAAAACCTAACCTAACATTTACTACAGACACATTTTCATCACCTCTATACGGCTATTCTAATATTAATTCGGAAACCCAGACTCTATCTGGTAAGCTTCTACTAACCCAGAATATATCCACAGGAGGTAGTCTCTCGATTGGTTTAAGTGATATCTATCGTTTAACTAAATCAAGTACTGGGGATTGGGATACATCCCAGACCCCATCTTTGGAGTTTAGTCTACGTCAACCAATACTAGCTAATAACAAAATTATAGATTTTAAACTATTTAAAAGTAGTTTACGGAAATCCGAGATAAGTCATGAAATTGCAGAACTAAACGAAGTTGGTACAAGGAATCAGTTAATTATTACTGTTTTAACATCGATACAGAATATAAATATTTTAAGAAATAGTATTGATCTACTATCAAAGGGTTTAGATATAGCCCAAGAGAGAGTTGTTATGGCTAGGGATGATAGAGAGGTTGGTAGAATATCATCTTCTGATCTTCTTGCGTTAGAACTTGATGTAGCTAAGCAGGAGGAGAGTCTTTTTGATGTTAAATACAATTTAGAAATGGCCGAGATAAACTTGGAGAGATTGTTAGGTTTAGAGAGGGTAAAGGATTATACTTTTGATCTAAATATTCTAGAGGGTATAGAAACCTCAACTGTAGTTAAAGAATCCCAAAACAGTAACGAGAAAAAAGCTTTATTAGAGTTAGAGAAGCAAATTTTAAATAAAAAGTTAAATCGAATAATTGATGCGCCAACTTTAAGTGTTTATTTCAAAACTAATAGTGATTTAGATATTAACTTTGGCTTAGGAGTTAACATTAATATTTTAGATGGTGGAAGTAAAAAACAGAGTATAAATGTGGATGATACTGCTATTAAAATTGCTAGAGAGTCACTACTTGAGTCACAAAAAAATGTAAATGATAATAATAGAATATTAAACTCTAAGGTTAAGTTATTAAAGGATAAGATCTCCCTCCTTAAAAAGAATATTGAGTATGATGAAATACTTTTAGATAGGGAGAAGGAGTTATTAGAAATTGGTTCTTCTACACAGATTAATGTTAAAACAGTAGAGTTAGAGCTTCTAAATAGACAAAAAGATATTAATAACATATATGGAGAGCTCTATTTAACACTATTAGAGATAATAAATCTAAATGGAGGAAGTGTAGAGGATTACATATAA
- a CDS encoding efflux RND transporter permease subunit, whose protein sequence is MSIGKFSVRNPVLINIAIVTILVLGFLSLNKLPREQFSEVPFFWVNVIVPYPGVSAEDIEKSVTIPVENELKSIDKLKTIQSVSSEGLSVVRVEFDDGISNSDFESLFQDVRTRFSKVLLPDGTLPALIDDFSSSDFLPVIEVIISGDSSYDVLANEATLLENRIKSVPEVSGVDIIGLREKQVVIEANRLKLNSLGISINEIVRAVSLQNVNVPGGTLETESRDYLLRTVGELDNIENFNRVIVRRGESNSSVVKVSDIATVLDTYDPKGIISRFNGETSIALRVSKIPRGNSVGVIEGVKKEIEDLEKKLPVGLKITLSGDSTIQIKDSINVLLNNAIFGLILLVIILLFFVGFRNAMITALGIPVTFAITFVVLEYFGETFNTNTLFGMVLVLGLIVDHAIVITENSFRLQHGGLSRKEAAIQGVNQVVIPVIAATGTTVAAFLPLMILPGTIGKFLRVIPFTVSIALIASTFEAIVFIPSHYADWPHGKKESVVFQRFTRFQNGFKSLIKSVYSKKKIVLPMLFLVVVAAFSLVPLLNQDLFSAEDFTLFYIDIEMSPGTPISKTNDITKEFEKKILPLVGNGEIVSVISSVGFSSGSSGNTSRSNVSQIVVDLSERTQGRTRSITDIMNEVQWETINIPGAENVKFSKATNGPPTSKPISFRLFGENYDNLISASNSIIGRLSNYSDLYNIENNLEKGSPELRVKLNEDRASALGLDVLTLGSFLRDSVEGRTATTFFKDNKEVEVIVRYNNDEELSLTYIDELMIPLPDGRLIPFSSVANIVQGNALGGIKRVDGKREVTIESEAYSNDSVKDINRDIKSYFQEELQNRYPEIELVVGGEFADLGNLLFQILRVFLIGLFLIYLILGAQFKSYIQPFLIILTIPFAFAGVILYLFISKTPFSTTVLYSGVALAGIAVNDSIVLLSFINELREKGYSVRDAIIESAETRLRPILLTSLTTIAGLLPTAIGIGGKSVVWSPMAGSIIFGLIFSTLTALIVIPLVYGALFDKEGKK, encoded by the coding sequence ATGAGTATAGGTAAATTTTCTGTAAGAAACCCAGTTCTTATAAATATAGCAATTGTTACAATTCTTGTATTAGGTTTTTTAAGCCTAAATAAACTCCCTAGGGAGCAGTTTTCCGAGGTCCCTTTTTTTTGGGTAAATGTAATTGTTCCATACCCTGGAGTATCAGCTGAAGATATTGAAAAAAGTGTTACCATACCTGTAGAGAATGAGCTTAAGTCTATTGATAAATTAAAAACAATTCAGTCTGTAAGTTCAGAGGGTTTAAGTGTTGTTAGGGTAGAGTTTGATGACGGTATATCAAATAGTGACTTTGAGTCCCTCTTTCAAGATGTTAGAACAAGATTTAGCAAGGTCCTTCTTCCGGATGGAACTCTTCCTGCTTTAATAGATGACTTCTCCTCATCGGACTTTCTCCCTGTCATAGAGGTGATAATATCTGGTGATTCCTCCTATGATGTATTAGCCAACGAGGCAACACTTTTAGAGAATAGGATAAAGAGTGTTCCTGAAGTTTCAGGTGTTGATATTATTGGGTTACGGGAGAAACAGGTTGTAATTGAGGCTAATAGGCTAAAGTTAAATAGCTTAGGTATCTCAATAAATGAAATAGTTCGTGCAGTCTCCCTACAAAATGTAAATGTTCCAGGAGGAACCCTAGAGACAGAATCCAGAGATTATCTACTTAGAACAGTAGGAGAGTTGGATAATATAGAGAATTTTAATAGGGTAATTGTAAGAAGAGGTGAGTCTAATAGTAGTGTCGTAAAAGTTAGCGATATTGCAACAGTTTTAGATACCTATGATCCAAAGGGAATTATCTCTAGGTTTAACGGAGAGACTTCTATCGCCTTAAGAGTATCTAAAATCCCACGGGGAAACTCAGTTGGTGTAATAGAGGGTGTTAAGAAAGAGATCGAAGATCTTGAAAAAAAACTGCCTGTTGGTCTTAAGATCACCCTTTCAGGGGACTCTACTATTCAAATAAAGGATAGTATTAATGTTCTATTAAACAATGCTATATTTGGTCTGATTTTATTAGTAATAATTCTACTATTTTTTGTAGGGTTTAGGAATGCTATGATTACAGCCCTTGGTATTCCTGTTACATTTGCTATAACCTTTGTGGTTTTAGAGTATTTTGGAGAGACTTTTAATACAAATACTCTATTTGGAATGGTTTTGGTTCTAGGATTAATTGTAGACCATGCTATAGTAATAACAGAGAATAGTTTTAGACTACAACATGGAGGATTAAGTAGAAAAGAGGCTGCAATCCAGGGGGTAAATCAAGTTGTTATCCCAGTTATAGCCGCAACAGGAACTACAGTAGCAGCCTTTCTTCCATTAATGATTCTACCTGGAACAATAGGTAAGTTCTTAAGAGTAATCCCATTTACAGTATCAATAGCTTTAATTGCATCTACATTTGAAGCAATAGTATTTATTCCATCCCACTATGCTGACTGGCCCCACGGGAAAAAAGAGAGTGTTGTTTTCCAGAGATTCACAAGGTTTCAGAACGGATTCAAGAGTTTAATAAAAAGTGTTTATAGTAAAAAAAAGATTGTTCTACCCATGCTTTTTCTAGTTGTTGTAGCTGCATTTAGTCTAGTCCCTCTACTTAATCAGGATCTTTTTAGTGCCGAGGATTTTACACTTTTTTATATAGATATCGAAATGTCTCCAGGAACCCCTATATCTAAAACTAATGATATAACTAAAGAGTTCGAAAAGAAGATTCTTCCATTAGTTGGTAATGGTGAGATTGTGTCAGTTATCTCATCTGTTGGTTTCTCCTCTGGAAGTAGTGGTAATACAAGCAGATCAAATGTATCCCAAATAGTGGTTGATCTATCTGAGAGAACCCAGGGTAGAACAAGATCTATAACTGATATTATGAATGAGGTTCAATGGGAAACTATAAATATACCAGGAGCTGAAAATGTTAAGTTTAGTAAGGCTACAAATGGTCCTCCCACATCTAAACCTATCTCTTTTAGACTCTTTGGGGAGAATTATGATAATCTAATTAGTGCCTCTAACTCTATTATAGGTAGACTAAGTAACTATTCTGACCTTTATAATATAGAGAACAATCTTGAGAAGGGAAGTCCTGAGTTAAGAGTTAAACTAAACGAGGATAGGGCCTCTGCACTAGGATTGGATGTTTTAACCCTAGGTTCATTTTTAAGAGATAGTGTAGAGGGTAGAACAGCAACAACATTTTTCAAGGATAACAAAGAGGTCGAAGTTATTGTTAGATATAATAATGATGAAGAGCTATCTTTAACTTATATAGATGAATTAATGATACCTTTACCAGATGGTAGATTGATACCATTCTCTTCTGTAGCAAATATTGTTCAGGGAAACGCTCTAGGTGGTATAAAACGAGTTGATGGTAAAAGGGAGGTTACAATTGAGAGTGAGGCGTACTCTAATGATAGTGTAAAGGATATAAATAGGGATATAAAAAGCTACTTTCAGGAGGAATTACAAAATAGATATCCTGAAATAGAACTTGTTGTAGGAGGGGAGTTTGCAGATTTAGGTAATCTTCTATTTCAGATTTTACGAGTATTTTTAATAGGTCTATTTTTAATATATCTTATTTTAGGAGCACAGTTTAAATCCTATATTCAACCTTTTTTAATAATTTTAACAATTCCCTTCGCTTTTGCAGGGGTTATACTCTACCTATTTATTTCTAAAACTCCATTTTCGACTACTGTTTTATATTCTGGTGTTGCACTAGCTGGTATAGCCGTTAATGACTCTATTGTTTTACTAAGCTTTATAAATGAGTTAAGGGAGAAGGGGTACAGTGTTAGAGATGCAATAATTGAATCTGCAGAGACAAGGTTAAGGCCAATACTATTAACATCTTTAACAACAATTGCAGGTCTTTTACCTACAGCTATTGGAATAGGGGGAAAGTCAGTTGTTTGGAGTCCTATGGCTGGATCAATTATTTTTGGATTGATATTCTCTACCTTAACAGCACTAATTGTAATACCACTTGTATATGGAGCTCTATTTGATAAGGAAGGAAAAAAATGA